The sequence GCGTTACCTCGTCGAGTTGAACAAAAAATTCTCTTTGGCAGTAGCCTGTATTCTTTTCGTCATCATCGGCGCTCCCATCGGCTATCTTTTCCGGAAAGGCGGCATCGGAGGTATTCTGATCGGAGTATTGTTATTTTCGCTATACTATATTCTGGTTCTCGCCGGTGAAGAATTTGCAGACCGCCGGGGGTTTTCACCATTCTGGGCTATGTGGTTGCCAAATATCATTCTTCTGGGCAGCGGTATCTACCTTTTCATGGTTGCCGAGTTCGAAAAGCTGCCGATAAAAAGGTTTTTTAAATGAAGGTGCTCTATAAATACATCCTGAAAAATTTTCTCAGATACCTGATTCTCTGTCTCGGTGTCCTGGTATTCATTTACATCATCATAAATCTCTTTGACAACCTTGGAAAATACCTTGCGAAAAACGCCCGGCTGATGGACATCTTTATCTATTACCTCTATCTGACGCCGTCTTATATTGTTCTCCTCATCCCGGTCGCTTCAATAA is a genomic window of candidate division WOR-3 bacterium containing:
- a CDS encoding LptF/LptG family permease; the encoded protein is MKVLYKYILKNFLRYLILCLGVLVFIYIIINLFDNLGKYLAKNARLMDIFIYYLYLTPSYIVLLIPVASI